DNA from Paraburkholderia sp. ZP32-5:
GTAACTTTTCGCGCTTGCCAAGCCCCTTTAGCAAACTAATTAAAAAATTCACATCGTCCAGGTCCGAGTTTTCGTTCGACAACACCGCCATCTTGAAAACATCGCCGTGTCCGGTCGTCCCGGTATCATGTCGCGGACACATGGCCGCGCGAAGCGGCGCGCGGCTTTCGACCAGGGATTGCGATGGATGACAAAGAGGTTACCGAACTACTCGACCGAGTCCTCGCGCCATGGGTCCGGGCGCTTACGCTGACGCCGGTCAAAGCCGACGAAGAGGGCGCCACGCTGCGTCTGCCGTTTTCCGGTGAGTGGCGCCACTCGGGCGGCATGATCAGCGGCCAGGTTTTCATGGCGGCCGCCGATACGGCGATGGTCGTCGCGATTAGCGCGGCGCTCGGTGGCTTCAAACCGATGAGCACGGTATCGCTGAATATCAGCTTCATGCGTGCGGTTCGCAAAGGCGACGTTCTGATTCAGGCGCGCGTGCTGCGCATGGGCCGCAATCTCGTGTTCGGTGAGGTCGAGCTGTTCGACGAAAGCGGCAACATGGCCGTTCACGCGACCACTACCTACGCACTGCTCGACTGATCGTCCGAGTCTGACCGACGCGCGAGCCAGCATCACGCGAAACCAGCGGCAAAGCAAACAAGCAAGCAAGAAAGCAGCAAAGCAAGGAAAAGCAGCATGTTCGATCAGGTCGTATTCGCCGGCGGCGGCAACCGCTGCTGGTGGCAGGCGGGTTTCTGGGACGTCGTACAGCCGCGGCTCGATATCCGCCCACGCGTGATCACCGGTATTTCCGCCGGTGCCGCGACTGCGTGCATGCTCTACACGCGCGATTCCGAGTGGGTCATGCGCTATTACGAAAACGCCCTGCGCGACAACACGCGCAATGCCTATTGGGGCAATCTGCTGCGCGGCGAGTCGGTGTTTCCGCATTACCGGATCTACCGGCAGGCGCTGCTTGATATCTACGGCGAAAAATTTTCGAAGCTTGAGCATGCGCCGGAAATTCGCATCGGCGTGTCGCATCTGCCGCGCTGGCTCGGCGCGCGTAGCGCGGTCGCCGCCGGGTTGATCGCGTACAACATCGAAAAATACGTGCGCAAGACGCTGCATCCGACCTTCGGCCGCGCGCTCGGTTTTCATCCGGAATTCGTGCGCGCGCAGGACTGCGCGAGCGTCGACGAACTCGCGGATCTGATCCTGCAATCGTCGAGTACACCGCCGTTCACGCCGGTTCTGCGGCGCAACGGCCGGCCGGTGCTGGACGGCGGCATGGTCGATAACGTGCCGGTCGGCGCGCTCGATGCCGATACGCCGGGCAATGTGCTCGTGATGGTCACGCGTCTCTATCCGCGGCCGCAGATGTTTGTCGTTCCGCACGGCGTGCAGCAACGGCTGTATGTGCAGCCGTCACGCAAGGTGCCGATTTCAAGTTGGGATTACACGAGTCCGTCGCAGATGGTGCATGCGTACAACCTCGGACGCGCCGACGGGGAAGTCTTCCTTGAACGGATTCCCGCGCTGATGGAAGCAGGCGCGCACGAGGCGCGCTAAACAACGGTAGGGGTCTCGCGGGCGCGCCTAAGCAAATCAGCAATCAGCGCCGCCGGCCGCCTTGCAACGCTTCCGGATTCGCGACACTCGCGGTATCGCCCGCGTCGAACGCCAGAATGTTCTTGAACGCCGCGCTGAAATACAGCTCGTAGCTCTCGCGCTCCACATAGCCGATGTGCGGCGTGCAGATCACGTTTTCCATGCGCAGCAGGCTGTAGCCCTGCAGGATCGGCTCGCTTTCGTAGACGTCGATCGCAACCATCCCCGGACGGTTGTGCGACAGCGCATTCACCAGCGCGTTTTCTTCGAGCAACTCGGCGCGGCTCGTATTCACGAGCAACGCGGTCGGCTTCATGCGCATCAGGTCTTCCTGCTTGACGATACCGTGCGTGTCGTCATGCAGACGCAGATGCAGCGACAGCACGTCGCTGTTTTCGAACAGATCCTCACGGCTTTCGGCGACACCGTAACCGTCGGCGCGCGCGGCTTCACGCGAATGCTCGCGGCCCCAGATCAGCACCTTCATGCCGAACGCCTTGCCGTAGCCCGCCAGCAGACGGCCGATCTTGCCGTAACCCCAAATGCCGAGCGTCTGCCCGTGCAGCACCTGACCCAAACCGAAGTTCGGCGGTAGCGCGGACGTCTTCAATCCGGACTGCTGCCAGGCACCTTGCTTAAGGTTTGCTACGTATTGCGGAATGCGGCGTTGAGCGGCCATGATGAGTGCCCACGTCAGCTCGGCCGGCGCGACCGGCGAGCCGCTGCCTTCGAGCACGGCGATCCCGCGCTCGGTACAGGCCGCGAGATCGATGTGGCTTGCCACTTTGCCCGTCTGGCTGATCATGCGCAAACGCGG
Protein-coding regions in this window:
- a CDS encoding PaaI family thioesterase, which translates into the protein MDDKEVTELLDRVLAPWVRALTLTPVKADEEGATLRLPFSGEWRHSGGMISGQVFMAAADTAMVVAISAALGGFKPMSTVSLNISFMRAVRKGDVLIQARVLRMGRNLVFGEVELFDESGNMAVHATTTYALLD
- a CDS encoding patatin-like phospholipase family protein; translated protein: MFDQVVFAGGGNRCWWQAGFWDVVQPRLDIRPRVITGISAGAATACMLYTRDSEWVMRYYENALRDNTRNAYWGNLLRGESVFPHYRIYRQALLDIYGEKFSKLEHAPEIRIGVSHLPRWLGARSAVAAGLIAYNIEKYVRKTLHPTFGRALGFHPEFVRAQDCASVDELADLILQSSSTPPFTPVLRRNGRPVLDGGMVDNVPVGALDADTPGNVLVMVTRLYPRPQMFVVPHGVQQRLYVQPSRKVPISSWDYTSPSQMVHAYNLGRADGEVFLERIPALMEAGAHEAR
- a CDS encoding D-2-hydroxyacid dehydrogenase family protein — its product is MKIAILDDYQDAVRKLDCFQMLADHEVKVFNNTVRGLGQLASRLAEVDALVLIRERTRINSQLLDKLPRLRMISQTGKVASHIDLAACTERGIAVLEGSGSPVAPAELTWALIMAAQRRIPQYVANLKQGAWQQSGLKTSALPPNFGLGQVLHGQTLGIWGYGKIGRLLAGYGKAFGMKVLIWGREHSREAARADGYGVAESREDLFENSDVLSLHLRLHDDTHGIVKQEDLMRMKPTALLVNTSRAELLEENALVNALSHNRPGMVAIDVYESEPILQGYSLLRMENVICTPHIGYVERESYELYFSAAFKNILAFDAGDTASVANPEALQGGRRR